TCGGTGGTAACACCGACGCGCTGCCTGAACTCCGCCGGGTTGGAGGACTTGACCAGCGCGTCCTCGAAGCTGACCAGCCCGCCGCGGTATAGCTCCAGCAAGTGCGCGTCCAGCGCCTGCATTCCCAGGTCATGACCGGTCTGGATCGTGGAGTTGATCTGGTGGGTCTTGCGCTCGCGAATGAGGTTGCGAATGGCGGGGGTCGCGATCATGATCTCGAATGCGGCGACGCGCCCCGGGCGATCCAGGCGATGCAGTAGGGTCTGCGAGATGACCGCCTGGATAACCACCGATAGCTGCATGCGGATCTGCTCCTGGCGGGCGGGCTCGAACACGTCCACGATCCGATCCATGGTCTGCGCGGCGTCGGTGGTATGGACGGTGGCGAACACCAGGTGCCCGGTTTCAGCGGCGGTGATCGCCAACTGCATGGTCTCCAGGTCGCGCATCTCGCCCACCAGGATGACGTCCGGATTCTGTCGCATGACGTGGCGCAGCGCGGCGGCGAACGAATGGGTATCGATCTCCACCTCGCGCTGATTCACCGCCGCCATCTTGTCGCCGTGCATGAA
This window of the Armatimonadota bacterium genome carries:
- a CDS encoding type IV pilus twitching motility protein PilT — protein: MQIDELLKLVVERSGSDLHLRIGEPPVIRVHGDLTRTDYPRLSSDDVKALIYEILSDERRHRFERELELDLAYAIPGLARFRVNLFRQRGNAGAVFRLIPIRVQTIDELVLPQVLKKIALLPRGLVLVTGPTGSGKSTTLAAMLDHINEHRNVHLITIEDPIEFMHGDKMAAVNQREVEIDTHSFAAALRHVMRQNPDVILVGEMRDLETMQLAITAAETGHLVFATVHTTDAAQTMDRIVDVFEPARQEQIRMQLSVVIQAVISQTLLHRLDRPGRVAAFEIMIATPAIRNLIRERKTHQINSTIQTGHDLGMQALDAHLLELYRGGLVSFEDALVKSSNPAEFRQRVGVTTETATGAI